In Raphanus sativus cultivar WK10039 chromosome 5, ASM80110v3, whole genome shotgun sequence, the following proteins share a genomic window:
- the LOC108857226 gene encoding uncharacterized protein LOC108857226, which yields MRVALIGGGISGLGSAYVLARDDAVKELVLFEKEESLGGHARTMRLDGIDLDLGFIVFNSVTHPNMMGFLKSLEVDIEDSDMSFSVSLDNGRGYEWGCRHGLSSLFAQKRNILNPYFWQMIRETKKFKEDVQKYLEDLERNLDVDRTETLGEFLKSHGYSNLFQKAYLVPVCSLTGSCCVSDSVLNFSAYSVLSFCRNHHLLQLFGRPQGLTVAGGSQTYVAKVRAELEKRGCKIRTSCKAQSVATSEDGCVVVTTEDGSQEVFDKCILAVDAPDALKLLGEQVTYDETRVLGAFQYTDSDLYLHRDIDLMPRNTTAWSAWNFLGSSENKASVTYWLNIIQNLGEKHDPFFLTFNPEYAPKKTLFKWTTSHPVPSVSTWKASQELYQIQGKRSLWFCGANQGYGFHEERLKAGMAAAQGLLGKDMVPPLSDPKHMVPSLTEKGARLFVTRFLRHFISTGCIIIHEEGGTVFTFQGKDSRCDLKSILQIHSPQFYWKVMTQADLGLADAYINGDFSFADKERGLLDFIMILIANKELNSKNSKLAKKRGWWTPMFLTAGLASANNFLKHFSRQNTLTQARRNISRHYDLSNELFALFLDDTMTYSSAVFKSVYEDLRIAQMRKIYLLIDKARIEKDHEVLEIGCGWGTLAIEVVRRTGCKYTGITLSIEQLKYAEEKVKEAGLEDRIKFKLCDYRQLSDAHKYDRIISCEMLEAVGHEFMETFFSHCEAALAEDGVFVLQFISIPEERYDEYRLSSDFIKEYIFPGGCLPSLARVTSAMASSSRLCIENVENIGIHYYQTLRLWRKTFLERQKQINDLGFDDKFIRTWEYYFDYCAAGFKTLTLGNYQVVFSRPGNVAALGDPFRSFPSAQV from the exons GTTACGCATCCAAACATGATGGGATTCTTGAAGAGTCTAGAGGTAGACATTGAAGATTCTGACATGTCTTTCTCAGTAAGCCTTGACAATGGCCGAGGCTACGAATGGGGATGCCGCCACGGCCTTTCAAGCTTGTTTGCTCAGAAGAGAAACATTCTCAATCCGTATTTCTGGCAAATGATCAGAGAAACAAAGAAGTTCAAGGAAGACGTACAAAAATATCTCGAAGACCTGGAGCGAAACCTTGATGTTGACCGTACAGAAACCCTTGGAGAGTTTCTCAAGTCTCATGGGTACTCTAACTTGTTTCAAAAGGCTTACTTG GTACCAGTATGTAGTTTGACAGGGTCATGTTGTGTATCAGACAGCGTCCTTAACTTTTCCGCTTACtctgttctttctttttgtcGTAACCACCATTTGCTTCAG CTCTTTGGGAGGCCACAGGGGCTGACTGTTGCAGGAGGTTCCCAGACTTATGTGGCAAAG GTTAGGGCAGAATTGGAGAAACGAGGATGCAAGATTAGAACAAGTTGCAAAGCACAATCTGTTGCGACATCGGAGGATGGTTGCGTCGTAGTAACAACTGAAGATGGATCTCAAGAAGTATTCGATAAGTGCATATTAGCTGTGGACGCACCAGATGCTCTGAAATTACTTGGAGAACAAGTTACTTATGATGAGACTAGGGTTCTTGGCGCTTTCCAATACACTGACAG CGATCTTTATCTCCACCGTGACATTGATCTGATGCCACGGAACACTACTGCTTGGAGCGCTTGGAATTTCCTAGGAAGCTCTGAAAATAAAGCGAGCGTTACATATTGGCTCAATATAATTCAG AATCTTGGAGAGAAACATGATCCATTCTTTCTCACATTTAATCCTGAATACGCCCCAAAGAAAACATTGTTCAAATGGACCACTAGTCATCCTGTGCCTTCTGTTTCCACTTGGAAAGCTTCACAAGAGCTATACCAGATTCAAGGGAAACGCAGTCTATGGTTCTGTGGTGCAAATCAAG GCTATGGTTTCCATGAAGAACGACTAAAg GCTGGTATGGCCGCTGCACAAGGTCTGCTAGGAAAAGATATGGTTCCTCCTCTGAGCGACCCGAAACATATGGTCCCATCTCTAACCGAGAAAGGGGCTCGGTTATTCGTTACTAGATTCTTGAGACATTTCATATCAACCGGTTGCATAAT AATACATGAAGAAGGAGGAACAGTTTTCACTTTCCAAGGAAAAGATTCGAGATGTGACTTGAAATCTATCCTGCAAATTCACAGTCCTCAGTTTTACTGGAAG GTTATGACACAGGCAGATTTAGGTCTTGCTGATGCTTATATCAATGGAGATTTTTCGTTTGCTGATAAGGAAAGAGGACTTTTGGATTTTATCATG ATTCTCATTGCTAACAAAGAGCTGAActcaaaaaactcaaaacttgCTAAGAAAAG GGGATGGTGGACACCGATGTTTCTGACTGCCGGTTTAGCATCTGCAAATAATTTTCTAAAGCATTTCTCTAGGCAGAACACACTAACTCAAGCTAGAAGGAACATTTCTCGTCACTATGACCTT AGTAACGAGCTTTTTGCTTTGTTCTTGGATGATACCATGACTTATTCCTCTGCAGTATTCAAG TCGGTTTATGAAGATCTGAGAATTGCACAAATGAGAAAAATATATCTTCTGATTGATAAG GCAAGGATAGAGAAGGACCATGAGGTTTTAGAAATCGGATGCGGGTGGGGAACTTTGGCCATAGAAGTTGTGAGAAGAACTGGATGCAAATACACTGGCATCACACTATCTATTGAACAACTTAAGTATGCAGAAGAAAAAGTGAAAGAAGCTGGACTTGAG GATCGGATTAAGTTCAAGCTCTGCGATTATCGCCAACTATCTGATGCTCACAAATATGACAGGATTATATCTtg CGAGATGCTAGAAGCTGTTGGCCATGAATTCATGGAGACATTTTTTAGTCATTGTGAAGCTGCACTTGCAGAAGACGGTGTTTTTGTATTGCAg TTCATATCAATACCTGAGGAGCGTTATGATGAGTACAGACTAAGTTCAGATTTCATAAAAGAATACATATTTCCTGGTGGATGCCTTCCTTCTTTAGCCAGAGTTACTTCAGCTATGGCATCTTCTTCTAGGCTATG CATTGAAAACGTTGAGAACATTGGGATTCATTACTACCAAACATTGAGATTGTGGAGGAAGACCTTCTTGGAAAGACAGAA ACAAATAAATGATCTTGGATTCGACGATAAATTCATAAGGACATGGGAATATTATTTTGACTACTGTGCAGCTGGTTTCAAGACTCTTACCCTTGGAAACTATCAG GTAGTTTTCTCACGTCCTGGAAATGTGGCTGCACTTGGGGATCCATTCCGCAGCTTCCCTTCTGCTCAAGTATAA